The genomic segment AATATTACTTTGGCATTTCAAGAAGctgacagaaaatgcttgaatttttaaaaagaaacagCCAATATATTAGAATAACAGAAGTTTTAAATCTGGTATCTAACATCCTTAATATAACTGAGACAGTATTGGAAAAAATGATTTGCAGACATCCAAGAAAACTGAAGTTTGTGCCTGCCCTATAAAAACCACACATGAAGTAAAAGCCATAAAGTCATCCCAAAGTACAAATTTTCTAATCCTTGCAGCATAGCCTGACTAATTCCTGTCTAATCTGACTGATGGTAGATTCAAGGCAAAGCAGAACAGCATAACCATATCAAAAATTTAGTCAGCCACCAGCACAAATATATTTAGAGTTTTAGACTGATGTGTCAAAAAAGCTAGAAGTGTTACGTGTCAATTAAAATGGTAGCCAGGTCAAAGCTTGTTGGTGGGAACTACGGTTGGATACAGGACTTGAACAAAGTCAACAAACAAGTTCATGCCATTCTTCTTTAGTGGAATCATAAGGGATTGCCATTTTGTAATAATAAAAATTCTAGTTTTCACAGAAAGAAATCGAGCACTAATTAACACTCCAACAACATGCTGCATTGCAGCTTATTCTACATCTTTCCTTTTTTAACTCACACAAGATGACTTGGCAATTTGAATGGGATGTCAGGAACTGTGCTGGTTGAAAAGAGAAGCCTAAAGACATGGAGGGAGttcaggaagaaagaaaaatggaagCTTTTAATGATTGCCTCCTTAAACGCAACTTGGCATGCAAAAACATGATCCAATAAATACTAGCTGTATCCATTCTCAAGTTGATCATCAGAAAATCAAATGTAAATCATGAAGCATCGCTATCAAAAGTGAATTTAATCCCCCCATTTGTAAACATAATTCCATCTTTTGGTCATCAGACAAACAAAAACATCTCTCTGACATCCTTTTTCCTTTTGGTCATCCGATCACTTCTAACTAGGGCTAGAcaactaccaaaaaaaaaaaaatcctctcaGAAGAATTCAAAGCAAAGATATCAAACAGATGAacgcaaaagaaaaagaacaacgAGCCATCCATATCAAGAAATTATACTGAAAACAAAATGAAGGATAAGAAACGAAAGTCTCCACTAAAAACGAAGAGAAAAGAACAAATGCAGGCAATATGAATCCATAGAAAGGCTTAAAAACTCGAATTAAGAAGAAAACATCTAACTCCCAATACGACGAAGCTCCATGGTCCAAAAAATTGCGAAAAAATCAATTTTGTCCAGAAAAAGGGCCAATGACCGATTCCAGGAGGGCGTAAGCATAGAAATCTCAATAAAAATCTGGTCTTCTAACCAAAATGCAATGGCCGAGGGCAGCGAAAATCCGAAATCAAGGAGCACGAGCTCTCCTCCAATCGACGCATTCCCTCCCACCTCGCTTCCGTCAAACAATCACTCCAGAATCAGGTTTTGTTTCCGATCGTGCCCTTAGATTAAAAAGTTCTCCTCATGGGAGACGAAGGAGTCGGTCAGGGACAGAAGAAGGGAGGGAAATGGGGACGGAGTGGGATTTGGATTTGGGTGGAGTTCTGGAGGAGAGCGAGAGAGGtggggggcgggggtcgtgtgGGCCAAAAAGGCACGTCGAAGAATTCTTTTCTTGTTTCCCGAAACGGGCCCCCGCGGTTCCCATAATGCCCCTCCCTTTACAAATAGGACCCCAGATGTTTCCTGTCCCGCGCTGCTCTTTTCCGTGCAgcattccctttttcttttctttttttgggagTTTTGCCTTCGAAGGGTTGCATATGAGGACTCTAGATTCAGTCTCAAAAATCAAGCTTCAGTCTCAAAAATCAAGCTTTAGTACATATTTGTAACGCATTTTAGTACATATTTGTAACGCATTCCCAGCACCATACCAATTATCCGACAGCATGAGCTGGTATAGGCCATGCGATGCCTGTACCGAGAGAAAAGAATTACCGAagccgaagaagaggaggaggagaaagaaagagcgAGTGGAGGATGAAGGGAGAAGTGGCGGCAAAGAGCCGGCAGAGGCTAAGGACACGGCtgcagaaaaaaaattcaaaatttttaaataaagttgGCAAATcacttgccgacttcacttaaaaaatttaaaattaaaaatttcaaaatttttataagTAGAAGTAACAGTTATTGCTTGGTTTTTTCATTGTTCATTTACAtggatattattttttttaattttaatatccAAATTTACATGACGAATAATAACTTAGGCAAATGCTAGAGTTATTTTGGCATTGCTCTCTATTACTTTCCATTGAAATGATTAGTGATTGGTGTCACAACTATTAGTATTTATTCTCAAATAAATCATATGGTGTTAAACTCTGCAAGAAAGAATTAACTATATCATTATAACAGGAAACAATGGCTATTTTGATAGCTGCGGCTTGAGGATTATTGAAAACTTGGTTTATAGCCAAACAATTTTTCAGAAAACTATAGCCAAATATTTCAGATCGATCTATCACCCCCTGGGGGTATCCTCTCCTACGCAGCTAAGTTTCCCTCAAGCATATTTGTTTTTGTACATGATTATTTCTGTTTGGTGCATACATAAAAACATATATACAATCAAgaatttagcaaaaaaaatggTTGCCAAAAACCAAAGACCGGATATAAAAATTTCAATCAACaaaaagtaaatattttaacagcCAATGAAAAGGGCAGGCCTCTATTACCCCTTTAAAAAGAGGGATAACCATGAGGATTGCAAGTGTTAAATGCATTGGATATTTGGATGGAGACATTTGCCATGGTAGAGCTAAGCCAACAATGATACAGTCCAAGCCGAAAGTGGATTGGTTTTAGGGTAATCAACCCTCCGGCTGGATTTAGAGTAACTAAATCCCAAATGATTCACCTGACTAATAACATAAGGttaaaatgatgatgatgatgatcattAGTAAATTTGGACAATAAAATGATGGAGACCCATTAAAACCATATAAACATACATAATGAAACTACAAAAATATTCtaacaaaaaaacaaatccTAAACTTGCGTAGTAGTGTTACAACAGTTGCAATGAGGCTATCATGATCAATATGGAACAGGGAAAAGGCAGAAATGGAGTTAAATGGGAATGGGGAAGAACCCCTCTTTCTCCCCACCTTAGGTATATTTTTGTTTATAATACAGCAAATGCTAACCCTAAAATAGGATTGTCCATGGAAATTCAACTAAACCCCCAGAGCAGATTACTGCAACTAGTTCTCTATGCATATACCGCCATTTTCAGCACCATGTGAAACAGCATTACCGTGAGGAGCGTTTGAATTGATCAGGCACACTTGGAATTCTTGCACTGGCCAAAGATTTGGAGAGTTTTTACATGACCTTTCCTTGATTTACAAAAGGTTTGGAGACTGCTCTCATCAACCTTGCCTGTATCTGTTAGCTTAACACCATATGCCTCTAATCGCCGAATGTCTCGAGGAATGGGGCTCTGCCATTCGCCATCCCACCATGCTGGTGGGAGCAGTGGCGTGAATGCGCACTGGTGGGGCTGGTGGTGGCAGCTAGACGGACCAGCAAATCTATTCCAGATGTGGCCCCAGCCAATCTGATTCTTGAGACCAGCTACTAATAGATTGCTATGGAAGCTGCTGAAGAATGAGAAGCTGGAACCTGAGAGATTCTCACCTAGGAGCTCAAAAGGTTGGTTATTGTGAGTAGTTGAAGGTTGGTTGTTGTTGGTAGTTATCTGATAAAGAAATTAAGCTGAGAAAGTTCCGAGCATACCGTATCTGTTGGCTGCAGCCAGTGCTGCAATGAGTTGAGCATAGGTTGTCCCTACGCGACGATGAGCTCCAGAGACAACAGCATGTCTGGCACGAGATGCCAGAAAGAAATCAACAAAGGCCACCCATCTTGGTGCTGGTCCCCAGTCCCTCACTCTAAAATCTAGAGactgaaaatttaaaaatgtATAAACAATATTTTAGATTTAAGGcatatttttcaaatagatAATTCAGTCAAAATTCATGGAACAGTTACCAAGCTAGACATAAAATGTGCAGAACTTCTAAGATTAATGCCATAAACATTACAAAAGAGACCCAGAAAGGGGGACCTAAGTTATTTAGATTCATGTCACTGACATTATTACACCACATCCTTCAGATGACATTGATCCGTCCATGAGTTTGAGGGTTCTTCTCCACTCTTTCATGGGCATATACAACACCGCCCCCATCCTTTTAACAGATTGAGTTTAAGATGCCATACATTGCTTTCTGATAAAGACCAGGCAGAATGGTTCTTTCATTATGTCTATTTAGGCCTATCAACACCCCTATCTAAAAACAATGCATTCATTAAAGTGGGGTCAGGCTCTATACGagtttttctatcttttttccAATATTGTGAAGCAATGATCACAGGAACCTTTAGTTGCTTGATTGGATTCTGGATTTTGGTATCCAAAGTATCGGCAGTTACATCAATAGATTGGCTCATTAGAAAACAAAACTTACATAAATGAAGAAAAAGAGATCAAATGTACAGCATACCAAGCAATGAATTAATCTGTCAAATTCCCCCATCATACCCTTTAAAATTCTACAAATTAAAGCATCTAAAGCAGGGAGGTTATTGGGTTTATTTACAGTCTCACTATATTCTAGCACAAAACAGCAAAGTCAAGCATGGACCTGGTGTTTTCTGTTCATGCCTCCGCTAGAAATGTTCCCCTCAAACAACTTGTAGTTAAAATGAAGTACCTGCTTTtctcacaaaaaaagaaaaggttaacTGCTTAGACTAAAGCAAATTTTGTTGTACCATTTTGTTTTGGTAATAAAACTGAAAAATCTGGACAGGCTTAAGATTGTGATGCTGAAGAAAGTCCTAAACTATCAACCAAAGCTTCAAAAAATACACACTGCAGATTAGAATAATCCAAAAGAGCCCATAAGCTATATTCATTTACCTCTGCAAATTCAGTCAGGTCTGGTGTAATTTCCTTAATAAACGAAGGTGTGTCAGAAACCAAAACGACTCTTGGTCTTGCAGATCTGTTCTGATAGCTATTCAGCGCTCTCTTAATGCACCAAACTGCTGCCTTTGTTGCTCGTACAGACCttcaaacaaaaataaatagtcTTTTCAGTCATTGAGACAGACCATTTAGTTGAGTTATTGATATTCGGTGGTTGGTGCAGGTTAACTACATATCTATAACTATAACAAAACCCCCTTTTCCAGGAATGCCAACTCCTGTCCTTTATCCATAAATACTCTCTTGTAAAATGTCCCTCTCTGGTTCAGTTCTTGCTCTCTGTTTCAGAAAGTGGCAATGTACTTATCAATTACATCTCAGATGGAGATCAAATCCATCCATGCATTGTCTTACATGTATCACATGTGCCCAATGGCAATACTGATGTTAATGTTATCACCAGATATGGAAAATGTTTCACAGGCATTGACAACAAGAGAAATTTTAAAGGAAAAATGCCTGTGAAACCAGTTGCTAGTCCGAACCATGCAACAAGTAACAAAATGATGTTCCACCTCCTCTTGAGTTTTAAGCAATATTCTCTTATTGACTTCTGTTGATGTAATGATTACAAAAGAGATTGTACCACATCAGCTCCTACGTATTTTGATTTCATAATCTGGTTCATGTTGTAGGACTCATTTTAAAACATCACTATGTgctcaaaagataaaataaaacaaaacaaaaagctTCCATGGTGCACGAACAAAATATTATCTCATCATCAGTGAACCTTTTGAAACAGCAAAAAGAAGCTTAAACTAATAcacataattttaaattttcaaaaaaagatCAAGTGTTACATAAAGGAGGCAAATAAAAATTCTTTAATCTTCATATAGTTATAACAAAAATCTGAGTAAGTTTGTATGCCCCTTCCAGGCCCAAAAATTAACCATCACAGATTTCCAAAAATGGCAGACAGACAACAAGCAGTTTATCAAAGATGCAAGAACCAAGCACTCACAAGAATGAGAAGAGGGTTACCAAACACAAGCTATACAACTTCAAATTGATTGTTTAAAACCTCTCCCAGTCAAGCTAAAACTAAACTAGGTTGATTTATTTTCTCAAAACCCAAGTTTGAGCTCTTGGTTCATGCTAAAAACAGAAGTTGTTCCCGAACATCAGAAGAATGAAAGTTCAATTCCTAGAAGCACTTTAAGTTCCATGAATCCTAAGAGAATAAGATTGCTAAATCGATCCTTTGTGACTAGAGCAGCATGTCACTGGAAGACCCCAGCTACCCAGATTTCATATGAAAGGCCAGTGAAATATTGAATAAATTACTCATTAGCAACCTAATCCAAAGTTTTTTcaagcaacatgaagaattGCAACATGCAAGAAAGCAGCTTAAAGTGTGAACATCACAGTAAAGCAACTTGAAAATACAACAGGATGTACTAAAGAACACATCCTACCTATTAGTCAGCATGCGCATGTGCAAGGCAACATCAGGATCTGCTCCCCTTGTGACCCAATTAACAGCTTCTTTAACTACTTGTGAAGGAGATATGATGACACGCATAAGCTCCCCAAACACATTAGGCCTAGACTGAAGAGACTCTGGCCGTCCAAAGAGAACTGAAGCAGCATTTTTCATTATGGGATGTATATTCTTCAAAAAGAACTGGACCGCCACTGCATCAGTCGTACCTTGAAACCTGTCATTAGCAATTAAACAAGATATAATGGTGCTATCTAGCACAATGTATAGtcaaatttgtttatttggaagcAAAGAGGTTGGAAAGACACAAGATTGCTAAGAAAGCATGGGATGTAAGAGagcatgcaaaaaaaataaacaaattaaaacaaacaaaataagGTAAATGTCATTCTGAGATGTATTGTCAAGAGAATTTCTATTATTCTTAGTACATAACCAAGTATTCTGTGATGATGAATTTTGGTGGCCAGTAAAAGGATTGCTTTCTCCCAGAACTTAAATGAATCAAACACAAACCGGCActtctgaaatttaaatttcatgAAGTTGGTCCAAGTCCAAAGTTATATGCATTTTCTGAAATAACTGGAATAGGGTTGTACGAAAATTGGACTCTGCCCAGAGTTCTTCATAACCACTCAGGTCTGGAACGCTACTAAATCCAATTTCCCAACTGTCAAGTCCACATTTTCTCAGTCGTATTGAACATGAGGACCCAACACGAGAGAGGGGGCCGCCGGGTTGGGAGGGAGGATAATTTATATGCATGTttctgtgtgtatatatgtatatgtatgtagtaTTAAtaagtatgtatatgtatgtatgtatatgtatatttatatgtgtatatgtgtgtgtgtgtgtaaagaCAGATGACAAAAGGCAAAGCAAACTTTCTTAAGACTCTTCAAAGACAGTTCCTTCTAATAGGGGAATGCCAGTAACATATTTTCCAGTCATTATGTAGTTGGAACATGTTTGGTTGCAATGGatgaaagcaaaagaaaaagcaaaGGTTAAAAAAAACTACAAAAACAGAGAAAGAGTGAAAATTATAGGTATCTATGTGTTTGATTCTTCTACTTCTAcacgaaaaagaaaaagaaaataagtttTTGATTTTTAGCAATATGAGTCATGGAGAAGGAAATTAAATAGttcaaaaaaagagaagaccATATTTAATTATATGTATGTGATAAAGAAAGACCCTGAATATGGGAGGTGGAAAATGGATTATGTGTTTTCCACCTTTGTggtaaatatttttctattgttGCTGTTTTATAACAGGCAAGCCTCTACCGTGCCTGAAATCAAACGAATGAAATGCTTGACAAAAGCTCCTAAAGGCAGTATCAGACAGATGCATTATTCATCACATGCACAGATGCAACCAAGATCCGAAATCTCGGCACTAGGTAACATACAACAAGTTACTGGTTCACTATGATACGGTTGGTATGATATTGTATGTGCCCCATACCGAGACAGCTCCTAACCCCTTTTCTCACTTTTTATCATGATACAACCCGAAACTAAGAGGTACAGGTCGGTATAATATGATACACTTCCCTATTTCAGGTGATACTGGATTGTATAGGGGGTTTTGCTTTGTTCGGACTGATATGGACTAGTTTGACTCATATATTGAGCCGAACCTTATGATACGGTGTACAAGTTGGTACGGTAGACCTTGAATACAACTACGGTTGCAATTCACTATACTAGAAAATGTCACATCTTGAAATAAGACTTACCAGATAATAGGGTGCTTCCAAGCCCTCCAATTACTACAAAGAACATTTGTTTCCGTTGGATGTTCGAAATTATCCACTCTCATTATTAGATCTCTTCCATATTTTCTAGCACAATCATTCTTCCTCCATAAATGCTTGACTTCTTTCAGAGTAAATGAAAGGTTGGTATAAGAAACGTAATCTCCAAAAGGATATAATCCCCtgtcaaagaagagaaaaaaaaatctctgctaaggacatactttctCATCATCAGAGCTCGTTTATTGCATCTTTCACTTATTGCTAGCATCAGCTAAGATATTGACAGCTTATGTTCTCTGCAACAAGACAGTGGAAGAAATCCAGTAATTGAGAAATATACTAAATAACAATAAACAGGGACCTGAATATGCTAAAAGGTGGGACCAAGCCTAAACATTGAAAGGCTTAATTagacccagaaaaaaaaaagaataaggtGATTTAGCCAAAGAACAAAATGCTCCTGCTTACTAAATACTGCTCAAAGTCATTAAAGAAAAAAGAGCTTGAGAGAGAAACCATGTGCCTGGTTTGCCCGATGATCAAGGAACGATTTAACATGACACTTAATGCTGCTGCAGTTAAAATCTTGTACATTTCATTTCCAAACCCAGCTTCTGATGCTTTCCCTATCACAAAACCTTGTCTGCAAAACTGATGTGGAGGTAGCTCTCGGACTCTAGCAGCTCCTGACAAGTTAATTAAATGAATGAACATTGAACACCGACACCTGTTTGAGAAATCATGTTGTGCCTACTCAACACTAGAGCAGCAGTCACATAACTTGAATACACTGCACTTGGGTTCTGGTTTCTAAATTTCCAAAGTTCATTTCACTGTATTTTAGGATGGTTTAGATGAGTTTCATTCCATAAAATCAGTTGCAGATTATATCATTAACCAGCCATGCTATAGGCCCAaactcaatttttttctttgaattgcaTGTTCCATGTCCATATACATCAAAAGTggtatttctgaaaaaaatgtACAGATCAAGTCCCCACAAATCATTGAGTCTGGCCGCTAGAACTGAACACTCATTTCCTTTACAAATTGGAAAATATCAAATAACTGAAGCAAGACCAAGCAAGGAAATTGTGACAAAAAATTAAAGATTAAACTATAGTTTCTATAGGTGTAAAAATGAAACTGACAATATAATAAATCTTAAATTTTGCAGAAATTGTACAGAAATTCAGCATGTAGAAGAAAGCATTGCACAAATGCAACAAGAGGCTTGTAAAAGCAATAAAGACATAAgcatatattatccattttttcAAGTCAGATGAACAGTAAATCCAAATAATGCAGCTAGCAAATACCAAAATCTTGAACAAGAGGCTACCAAACATCTGTCTAATCCATATTACTGACATCTGTCAAATGCATATTACTGATATCTGTCAAATCCATATTACTGTGGTAAACTACTAACAAGCTTGATTAACAGCTCAGGCATTGAGCCAATATACATGGCAAATGTATGGTTCTGGTAaataacatcaaaaaggttataATGGTTTCAACCTACCCCCGTTATATTACTAACATTGATGATGTTACAAATATATGTTTGTGTGCGTGTGTGTCAACTGCTATAAATGCACTAAGATGTTGCTAACAATCATAACTGGTTTACTAGAAATTTTAGCACTTCAAGGTTTTGATAAATATTCATATTGATATACTAAAGATTGATATAAGACCAAACTCTTGAATGTCAGACTAGGATATACGTGTCAAGTCAAGGCTACTGCAGTATATCATCAACAAGCTTGTGGTTCTAATTGATGTCATCAAGAAGATTTTAATGGGTTCGACCTACCTCTCTTATCCTATAAGGATAGATGCTgtcatacaatatatatatattcaatatGAGCATTATAGTGGTGCTACAAACATTTAAAACAGATTTTGTAGACATTATTGTTACTTCaagatcctctttttttttttggtgaaaacttTATGATCCTCTTTAGTTACTACTTAGGTCAAAACTTTCGAAGAATATCTTTCATAAGACCAATATTCCACTGTTATATCACACTATAGTAAGTCATTAGACAgttaattatttaataatagGTTCCATAGTTACTGTTGTTGAAACTTACCCTTAATGCCCACCTTTGAAATCAGATTTCCACCTTAACATTACAAAAAGGAAACTTGCTTGCCTCTTTGGGTCCTCCCACCAACGCTTGTTTCAATCACTGTTTTCTCAGAAatatatatccatttttttttcattttgacgCTTCTCAACAAGCAAAATTTAAGGTAGAAGGTATACCATCTCCCATCTTAAAACATTAGCAACACCATCCACTCTATCCGGCTAACTCTATGAGATCCATCACTCCCACTCCTACAGTTCTCCTTCACCAATTATGACCTGAATCCAGTTTGTACTTAATGGAACCATAGTGAAATTAGTAAAAAAAAGCTGAAGTTGGTTTTCATAAGATGAATTCTTGTCGGAGACAGCATAAGAACTACAAAAAGCTGATAGATTTAGAGCGTACCATGTAGATCGAAGTGGCGTTTGATGATCTCTCGGACCCTCAAGCTCTCCCTCTCGGA from the Phoenix dactylifera cultivar Barhee BC4 chromosome 14, palm_55x_up_171113_PBpolish2nd_filt_p, whole genome shotgun sequence genome contains:
- the LOC103708101 gene encoding uncharacterized protein LOC103708101 isoform X2 gives rise to the protein MRLLGSPPPSRRRHHRLRLARFLLLLGAAFTALLLLWISTQSVHPSDDLRRVPFDAAGDDPDDLLVQPSLLGAQDDGPGYREEEEDKAEVEEEEEAVVEEKVESGDRRPSCASVEKMGEVFAGGSERESLRVREIIKRHFDLHGAARVRELPPHQFCRQGFVIGKASEAGFGNEMYKILTAAALSVMLNRSLIIGQTRGLYPFGDYVSYTNLSFTLKEVKHLWRKNDCARKYGRDLIMRVDNFEHPTETNVLCSNWRAWKHPIIWFQGTTDAVAVQFFLKNIHPIMKNAASVLFGRPESLQSRPNVFGELMRVIISPSQVVKEAVNWVTRGADPDVALHMRMLTNRSVRATKAAVWCIKRALNSYQNRSARPRVVLVSDTPSFIKEITPDLTEFAEVLHFNYKLFEGNISSGGMNRKHQSLDFRVRDWGPAPRWVAFVDFFLASRARHAVVSGAHRRVGTTYAQLIAALAAANRYGENLSGSSFSFFSSFHSNLLVAGLKNQIGWGHIWNRFAGPSSCHHQPHQCAFTPLLPPAWWDGEWQSPIPRDIRRLEAYGVKLTDTGKVDESSLQTFCKSRKGHVKTLQIFGQCKNSKCA
- the LOC103708101 gene encoding uncharacterized protein LOC103708101 isoform X1 yields the protein MRLLGSPPPSRRRHHRLRLARFLLLLGAAFTALLLLWISTQSVHPSDDLRRVPFDAAGDDPDDLLVQPSLLGAQDDGPGYREEEEDKAEVEEEEEAVVEEKVESGDRRPSCASVEKMGEVFAGGSERESLRVREIIKRHFDLHGAARVRELPPHQFCRQGFVIGKASEAGFGNEMYKILTAAALSVMLNRSLIIGQTRGLYPFGDYVSYTNLSFTLKEVKHLWRKNDCARKYGRDLIMRVDNFEHPTETNVLCSNWRAWKHPIIWFQGTTDAVAVQFFLKNIHPIMKNAASVLFGRPESLQSRPNVFGELMRVIISPSQVVKEAVNWVTRGADPDVALHMRMLTNRSVRATKAAVWCIKRALNSYQNRSARPRVVLVSDTPSFIKEITPDLTEFAEQVLHFNYKLFEGNISSGGMNRKHQSLDFRVRDWGPAPRWVAFVDFFLASRARHAVVSGAHRRVGTTYAQLIAALAAANRYGENLSGSSFSFFSSFHSNLLVAGLKNQIGWGHIWNRFAGPSSCHHQPHQCAFTPLLPPAWWDGEWQSPIPRDIRRLEAYGVKLTDTGKVDESSLQTFCKSRKGHVKTLQIFGQCKNSKCA